In Tachypleus tridentatus isolate NWPU-2018 chromosome 7, ASM421037v1, whole genome shotgun sequence, a genomic segment contains:
- the LOC143255695 gene encoding Kv channel-interacting protein 4-like, which translates to MFGGAENGDFEEEHHVARHRPERLDALCRNTNFSRKEIRLMYQGFKQECPTGVVSEDSFKEIFSQFFPQGDATQYAHYVFHTFKQSTHSGTLNFEQFIGLLSRLSRGTIKEKLKWIFGLYDINGDGFISKQEMLLIVSAIYDMLGHYTDPAVDEHSAREHVERVFHQIDSKKDGLISFDEFMEWCQKDENRTRSLFMLDTIL; encoded by the exons AAAATGGCGATTTCGAAGAAGAGCATCATGTGGCCAGACACAGGCCGGAGAGGTTGGATGCCTTATGTAGGAATACCAACTTCAGCAGAAAAGAGATTCGCCTTATGTACCAGGGCTTTAAACAG GAATGTCCGACAGGAGTTGTAAGTGAAGActcttttaaagaaattttttccCAATTTTTTCCTCAAGGTG ATGCTACACAGTACGCTCACTATGTTTTTCACACATTTAAACAATCAACACATAGTGGAACACTCAACTTCGAG CAATTCATTGGTCTTCTGTCTCGCTTGTCACGTGGGACTATAAAGGAGAAACTCAAATGGATCTTCGGTTTGTATGATATCAACGGCGATGGCTTTATAAGTAAGCAGGAGATGCTGCTCATTGTCAGCGCCATCTACGACATGTTGGGACACTACACGGATCCTGCTGTGGACGAGCATTCTGCTCGGGAGCACGTGGAACGCGTCTTTCat CAAATAGACTCCAAGAAAGACGGGCTGATTTCCTTTGATGAATTTATGGAATGGTGCCAGAAG GATGAGAATCGCACAAGAAGCCTCTTTATGTTGGACACCATCTTGTGA